The genomic stretch CATCAAAGCGCCCGCTTAGGGGCGCTCAAATCGAAGATTTGTGAGGGAAGTGAAAATGACATTTTTCGCTTTCCGTTGAGTAAAAAGCCATGGATGGACTTTTTACGACCCTATAAAAATGGAGGTTCTGAATTTGATAAACTCTTTTTTTCTGGCGCCTTTGCTCCTCTCCCAACCGGGCCAGGAGGTCCAATTCGGCGTATTCGGCATGGTTCTGAGGGCGGGCTGGATGGTCAAGGGAGTTCTCCTGATCCTCCTCTTCATGTCGATGATGACCTGGGCCATTATTTTTTACAAGTTGCGGATGTTCAAACGTGCCCAGGCGGAGGACAGGAGATTCAACCAGCTTTTTCTGCGGCAGCAGAGGCTCAGTGTTATCCACGAGGCGGCGGATGGGTTGAATTTATCTCCCGTGGCTTCAATCTTCAGGGCCGGCTATATTGAGCTGATAAGGGTTTCCAAGTGCAAATCCGAAAATCCCGCAACCTTTACGGACGACCCCTCCTCTATCTCCACGGAAGTGTTCGGGATCGAGAACATATCCCGGGCCATGTCCAAGGCATCAGAAACGGAACTAACCCGGCTGGAAAAAGCATTGCCCTTCCTGGCCACAACCGGTGGAACCGCTCCTTTTATCGGTCTCTTCGGGACAGTATGGGGGATCATGACGGCCTTCAGGGTAATCGGACTGGCGGGCAGCGCCAGCCTGGTCTCCGTTGCACCCGGGATCTCGGAGGCCCTCGTGGCGACGGCCGGCGGACTTGCCGCCGCTATCCCGGCGGTTGTCGGGTATAATTACTTCATCCAGCGGATCCGTATTCTGGACAACGACATGAAGACCTTCACCGCTGAATTTCTCAATATTGTGGAACGGCATTTCAGGAGATAATGTTGATGACTTCGCAAAGAAGTCATCAACGCGCCCACTTAGGGGCGCACAAATCGAAGATTTGTAAGGAAAGAGAAAATGACATTTTTCGCTTTCCGTTAAGTAAAAAGCCATGAATGGACTTTTTACGACCCTATGAATACTCAGAGGAACCGGGAATGGCCCTTAACGGCGGTGCGGACCGCAAGATGATGTCGGAGATCAACGTTACCCCCCTCGTGGATGTGATGCTGGTCCTGCTGATAGTCTTCATGGTAACGGCGCCGATGCTTCAGTCGGGGATCGATGTCCAGCTTCCAACCGCCGGAACGGCGCCCCTCAATAAAAGCGAGAAGGCGGTGACCATAACCGTGGACAGGGATGGAATGATCCATCTCAACCGGCACGCCTTCACTATCAAACAGTTCCGACTCAGAGCGCCCACTCTTCTCTCTGAATTGGGCGGCAGACCCGTTTATATCAGGGGGGATTCCAGGATCTCGTATGGAACGATCATCTCTGCCATGGCGGCCCTCAAAGCCGCCGGTGTCGAAAGGGTCGGGCTCGTAACGGAACCCCTTCGGGATTGAACAATGATGACTTCGTAAGAAATCATCATTGCGCCCACTTGAGGGTGCGCAAATCGAAGATTTGAGAGGAAAGTGAAAATGACATTTTTCGCTTTCCGTTGAGTAAAAAGCCACGCATGGACTTTTTACGACCCTGTCAACATGGGAGCATGGTCCTGAACACGGCATTTTTCATTCCTCCGGATGACGTTTCCCTACGCCCCCTGCGCGACCCGGCGTTCAGGAAATTTTTTATCCTTTCACTTTCGGTGCATGTCGTTCTCCTGGCCCTGGCGGGAACGGCCGTTCTCTTCCACGTACCGGTCAAGTCTTATACTCCAGCCTATACCGTGGACCTCGTGACGCTGCCCCCCTCTTCCGTCGGCAAACGCGTAAAGGTCAAGGCCCCCGTACCTGTTGTTCGGACGGACAGACCTGCTGTAAAACGGGAAATCGCTCATCCTCCGGCCAGGTCTGTCCAGGCTGCGGAGAAGGAACCGCCCACAGTTATTCGACCCCCTGAACCCGCTCCGGGGGATGAGACGGCACGTATGGAGCGGCAAAAAAAGCTTAAAAATCTTGAGGAAGAGGCAGCCCGCCTGTATGAGTCGTTCAGGGCCGAGGGGATGACAAAAACCTCTGCACCGTCTTCGGTGGAAAACAGGGACCGACCGGCCGAATCCACTGTCGGAAGAATATCGACCGGACCTCCGATCGCGGGGACAGGGGGAGGGTCTGCCGATATCCGGTTTAAAGCCTATTATGACAGGGTAGTGGCCAAAATCCACGCCGCCTGGGTTCTTCCAAGGGGAGTGGCTGCAAAGGAGAACAACCTCCTGACGGTGGTGGGCATCCGAATTTCCGCTACGGGTGTCATCGAATCCCGGTGGGTCGAAAAGGAGTCAGGGAATATCTACTACGACCAGTCCGCCCTGAGGGCTATCGGCAGGGCAAGCCCCCTGCCGCCACTGCCGGAGGGTCTCGGGAAAGAGTCGCTGAAGGTGGGGATCAACTTCAGGGTCCCCAAGTAACCCATGGGTTTAAATAATGGGTTCATCCGGCTAAAGGGTACCTTTGTTTTTATGTCATTGCGAACTGATAAATTTGTGAAGCAATCCAGTAGAACTGCGCCAGTTGAGCCAGGGTCA from Deltaproteobacteria bacterium encodes the following:
- the tolR gene encoding protein TolR; protein product: MALNGGADRKMMSEINVTPLVDVMLVLLIVFMVTAPMLQSGIDVQLPTAGTAPLNKSEKAVTITVDRDGMIHLNRHAFTIKQFRLRAPTLLSELGGRPVYIRGDSRISYGTIISAMAALKAAGVERVGLVTEPLRD
- the tolQ gene encoding protein TolQ yields the protein MVLRAGWMVKGVLLILLFMSMMTWAIIFYKLRMFKRAQAEDRRFNQLFLRQQRLSVIHEAADGLNLSPVASIFRAGYIELIRVSKCKSENPATFTDDPSSISTEVFGIENISRAMSKASETELTRLEKALPFLATTGGTAPFIGLFGTVWGIMTAFRVIGLAGSASLVSVAPGISEALVATAGGLAAAIPAVVGYNYFIQRIRILDNDMKTFTAEFLNIVERHFRR
- a CDS encoding cell envelope integrity protein TolA, with product MDFLRPCQHGSMVLNTAFFIPPDDVSLRPLRDPAFRKFFILSLSVHVVLLALAGTAVLFHVPVKSYTPAYTVDLVTLPPSSVGKRVKVKAPVPVVRTDRPAVKREIAHPPARSVQAAEKEPPTVIRPPEPAPGDETARMERQKKLKNLEEEAARLYESFRAEGMTKTSAPSSVENRDRPAESTVGRISTGPPIAGTGGGSADIRFKAYYDRVVAKIHAAWVLPRGVAAKENNLLTVVGIRISATGVIESRWVEKESGNIYYDQSALRAIGRASPLPPLPEGLGKESLKVGINFRVPK